The genomic DNA TCCGGAGCGCCTCGACTTCGCGTTTCAGGCCACGCTCACGAACTGCTCGGCTGCGACGTTGACGGAGACGATCGGGACGGAGCTGACCCGGACCAGACGGACGACCTTCGCGACCTCCGAGAGCCTGCAGATCTTCGCCGGATTCGAGATCGGCAGCACCCTCACGGTGGGAGCGTCCACCACGGTTCCCGTCCCCCCGCTCCTCGTGGATGTGTCAGCCGAAGTGAGCACGAGTTGGAAACTCAGCACGTCGCTGACATTTCAGACTGGAAACACCTTCGAGGAAACCGAGGAGGTGCAGAACCGGGTGTCGCGCTCGAGGGAGTTAGTCGTACCGCCGTTTTCCGCGCTCGTGGCCACGGATATCGTCAGGACGGTAGAAAACGTGGTGACCCCCTTCACCCAGACGCTGCGAATCCGGGCGCGCAATCGAGAAACCCTGAGGTCGTTGTCGGGCCCGGAGATCCGTACCCAGATAGAGTCTGGCTTCTTCGACGGAGTGGTCACGAGGGTCGGCGGCGATTTCATCGAAGTCACCGTAAGAGGTGAAGTGCTCACGGATCAGTTCATCCAGGCTCAGACGACGGTGTTCGAGGTGCCCGGCGCGTGCGGCTGATCGATCGTTCAGCGTGATCTCCATCCGGTAGCGAAGGCCGGGGTCGGCCACGGCCGGCCCCGGCCTTTCGGCACTCGCGTAGTAATCCCCCCCACACGATGCGGGGGATTCGCGCCTTGTAGGAGGCCCGTATGGGCGAGCAGGTTTCGGCTGAACTCACCCGAGCAGCCGAGAAAACATGCTCTCTCAGTCCGGCGCCTACGCCCTCCGGGCGGTCCTGCTGCTTGCAGACGGCCCTGAGGACGGACCACCCGTCCCGGTGGACCGCATAGCGGCCAGGCTGGGCGCCCCGCGCAACTACCTGTCCAAGGTCCTGCACGTGCTCGCGGGCACGGGGGTGGTCTCTTCCAAGCGCGGCCCCGGGGGAGGATTCGTGCTGTCGGTTGCACCCTCGGAGCTCCAGGTCGCGCGCGTGATCGCCCCGTTCGAGTCGGTCGAGGGCCAGGCGCTCTGTCTGCTCGGCCGAGGCGGGTGCAGCGACGAGACGCCGTGCGCAGCGCACGCCGCCTGGAGCCCGGTCGCCGGCGAGGTCCGCCGGTTCTTCGAGCTGACCACCGTGGCCGACCTCCTGGAGGTGTCGGGGGCGGCCGCGCTGTAGTGTGATTCCCCACGCCGCGTCGGCCCGAACCCTACCCAACTTCCGCGCTTTCCCCACAGCACTTACAATCTCGGGAGATAAAGTTCACATCGATATGATGAATTCTCTTTCGACGCGCGTGAGGCCTGGAACCAAGGGCCAAACGACGCCGATCCGGGAGGACAGTCCATGCGTTTGACGGCAGTGACAATCGCCACGCTGACGGGGTTTCTTGTTGCGTGCGGGGGCGCCTCTGACGCGCCGGCCGGCGGAGCCGATCAGGCCGACGTCGAAGCCGCCCCCACGGCAGAAGCGCCCGCGCCCACGGGCGAGATCATCGAGATCCAGATGATCACCGACGAAAAGGGCAACTACTTCGAGCCGGCGAACATCGAGGCGCGCCGCGGCGACACGCTGCGCTTCGTGCTCGTCTCGGGCGTGCACAACGCGGCGTTCCCGGATTCGACGAACCTCGGCAAGCCGAACATGCCGGGATCGGGGCCCATGCTACAGTTGCCGGGCCA from Gemmatimonadota bacterium includes the following:
- a CDS encoding Rrf2 family transcriptional regulator gives rise to the protein MLSQSGAYALRAVLLLADGPEDGPPVPVDRIAARLGAPRNYLSKVLHVLAGTGVVSSKRGPGGGFVLSVAPSELQVARVIAPFESVEGQALCLLGRGGCSDETPCAAHAAWSPVAGEVRRFFELTTVADLLEVSGAAAL
- a CDS encoding plastocyanin/azurin family copper-binding protein; the encoded protein is MRLTAVTIATLTGFLVACGGASDAPAGGADQADVEAAPTAEAPAPTGEIIEIQMITDEKGNYFEPANIEARRGDTLRFVLVSGVHNAAFPDSTNLGKPNMPGSGPMLQLPGQTWDFLVEFPPGEYNFQCDPHALLGMVGVLQVNDN